A stretch of Caenorhabditis elegans chromosome IV DNA encodes these proteins:
- the F32E10.9 gene encoding TPR_REGION domain-containing protein (Confirmed by transcript evidence), whose amino-acid sequence MGLESDKIKCKVAIMAEIKSRGNLKSSRKIFESAAAKFPNCQAIITGRVIVEENANRGAEAEKLTRDFITKNTDVSGDELIKFINYMETYDSKFGLKAAIQVAKDNLPWAGEENIDQWVNWVNLLISLKSFKSSKLFCEHGMPAALGSVSFLKFFNRSLRKL is encoded by the exons ATGGGATTGGAATCGGACAAAATCAAATGCAAGGTCGCAATCATGGCTGAAATTAAGAGTAGAGGGAATCTGAAAAGCtcccgaaaaatttttgaatcagcTGCAGCAAAATTTCCGAACTGCCA AGCTATAATAACCGGACGAGTCATTGTAGAAGAGAACGCAAATCGCGGTGCTGAGGCTGAAAAGCTTACCCGTGATTTTATCACCAAAAATACTGACGTCAGCGGAGATGAGTTGATAAAATTTATCAACTACATGGAGACCTACGATTCCAAGTTTGGTTTAAAG GCTGCAATTCAAGTTGCAAAGGACAATCTTCCATGGGCCGGCGAAGAGAACATAGACCAATGGGTCAACTGGGTCAACCTACTGATTagtctgaaaagtttcaaaagttccaaaCTTTTCTGTGAACACGGCATGCCAGCAGCGTTGGGGAGTGTATCTTTTCTTAAGTTTTTCAATAGATCTTTGCGAAAACTGTAA